In Papilio machaon chromosome W, ilPapMach1.1, whole genome shotgun sequence, a single genomic region encodes these proteins:
- the LOC123722958 gene encoding uncharacterized protein K02A2.6-like: MLRDGVIEPVDCSDWASPLVPVNKADGSLRVCADYKATLNPVLQIDRYPLPRIEDLMVRGIPNVEIFLDDVIIGGKTISEHLEALQEVFSRLHNSGLKLKSSKCVFLVNEIRYLGYVISKDGIKTDPSKIEAIAKLPRPSNVSELRSFLGILNFYGKFIKNMSSRLVPLYELLKKDKEWYWSAECENAFIKIKKILSSVDTLAHYDSKKPLVVTCDASGRGIGGVLTQIDAGSGGERPVAYASRTLTDAEKNYSQIHREALAIIFCVNKFHQYLYGRHFTLRTDHKPLVSIFGPNTGIPAMVASRMQRWAIILSAYSFDIEYVRTNENSADGLSRLPIDCKQSEPTPPEQTYLHCIQDSLCLDYNEIKNETIRDPILAKVLLYIRDGWPAHCELTNMKPYWNRRNELYEELGCVMWGHRLVVPEKCKSKILKIIHEPHMGIVKSKALARSYVWWAGIDEAVERACRECEACAAQADAPPRQTPRMWPWPSRPWTRLHLDFLGPIGGKTFLVVVDAMSKWIEVFHMTGVSASYLIDRLNELFSRFGIPKQIVTDNGTQFASKEFEYFNQYYGIQHIFTPPYHPSSNGLAENAVKTLKRIIKKALQEKRDINRALWSFLLYYRNVEHCTTGESPAMLLLGRPIRTRLDVIRPDREGKVRCAQQRQQEAAGGANRTFDKSDTVWYRQYLKGEKWIPGQVVEVLGSSNFRVRGSDGGVVHRHIDQLRRRPSESRQSLASAPSVLGEQLDSANAQGSDPEGAGSEEDESEGPTGERAPRVAEPPASQPQPAPASPGGSGHVSAAAALRVRPIRQCRLVKPK; this comes from the exons ATGCTGCGCGACGGCGTCATCGAGCCCGTCGACTGCTCCGACTGGGCCTCTCCTCTAGTACCGGTAAATAAAGCGGACGGATCCTTGAGGGTTTGCGCTGACTACAAGGCAACGTTAAATCCGGTTTTGCAGATCGATCGCTACCCCTTGCCGCGGATCGAGGATTTAATGGTTAG GGGAATTCCAAATGTGGAGATATTTTTAGACGACGTGATCATAGGCGGTAAAACAATTAGCGAGCATTTGGAGGCATTACAAGAAGTCTTTAGCAGACTACATAATTCGGGTCTCAAGTTAAAATCTAGCAAATGTGTTTTCCTAGTTAACGAAATTCGATACTTGGGTTACGTAATCAGTAAAGACGGGATCAAAACGGACCCATCTAAAATCGAAGCTATTGCAAAACTACCTAGGCCAAGTAATGTTTCGGAACTTAGGTCATTTTTAGGAATTTTGAACTTTTATGggaaatttataaagaatatgAGTAGCAGGTTGGTTCCGTTATATGAGTTGTTAAAGAAAGATAAAGAGTGGTATTGGTCTGCGGAATGTGAAAAtgcgtttattaaaattaaaaaaatacttagtagCGTGGACACCCTAGCCCATTATGATTCTAAGAAGCCATTAGTAGTAACGTGCGACGCGAGTGGGCGGGGCATCGGCGGCGTGCTGACGCAGATCGACGCCGGCAGCGGCGGCGAGCGCCCGGTAGCGTATGCGTCGCGGACGCTGACCGATGCCGAAAAGAACTATTCACAGATACATCGCGAAGCGTTGGCTATAATTTTTTgcgtaaataaatttcatcaatatttataCGGCCGACATTTCACGTTGCGGACAGACCACAAGCCCTTGGTATCTATTTTCGGTCCGAACACGGGTATCCCTGCTATGGTAGCTAGTCGTATGCAGCGCTGGGCGATTATTCTGTCGGCTTACTCGTTCGACATTGAATATGTGCGAACTAATGAAAATAGCGCGGACGGTCTGTCGCGGTTGCCGATCGACTGTAAACAAAGCGAGCCGACACCGCCTGAGCAAACGTACTTACATTGTATTCAAGATTCTTTATGTTTAGactataatgaaataaaaaacgagACGATACGGGATCCAATACTGGCTAAAGTATTGCTATACATACGGGACGGTTGGCCTGCACATTGCGAGTTAACAAATATGAAACCGTACTGGAATAGGCGAAATGAGTTGTACGAGGAGTTAGGATGTGTTATGTGGGGACACCGGTTAGTGGTGCccgaaaaatgtaaaagtaaaattttaaaaattattcacgaACCCCACATGGGCATAGTAAAATCCAAGGCGCTCGCCCGCAGCTATGTATGGTGGGCGGGCATCGACGAAGCGGTGGAGCGCGCGTGCCGGGAGTGCGAGGCGTGCGCGGCGCAGGCGGACGCGCCGCCACGGCAGACACCGCGCATGTGGCCCTGGCCATCGCGCCCCTGGACCCGCCTCCATTTAGATTTCTTGGGCCCAATCGGGGGGAAAACATTTTTGGTGGTAGTGGACGCGATGTCGAAGTGGATCGAAGTTTTCCACATGACGGGGGTTTCGGCGAGCTATTTAATTGATcgtttaaatgaattattcagCCGGTTCGGTATACCGAAGCAGATCGTCACTGATAACGGTACGCAGTTCGCTTCGAAGGAGTTCGAATATTTTAACCAGTATTACGGCATACAACACATTTTCACTCCACCTTATCACCCATCGTCGAACGGGTTAGCCGAAAACGCGGTTAAAACGCTTAAGAGGATAATTAAAAAGGCGCTGCAAGAGAAGCGGGACATAAACAGGGCTCTGTGgtcatttttactttactacCGTAACGTGGAACATTGTACGACTGGCGAGAGCCCGGCGATGCTTTTACTCGGCAGACCGATACGTACCCGCCTCGATGTAATTAGACCGGATCGGGAGGGCAAAGTGCGTTGCGCACAACAACGTCAGCAGGAGGCGGCCGGCGGGGCCAACCGGACATTCGACAAGTCTGATACGGTTTGGTACAGGCAGTACCTGAAAGGGGAGAAATGGATTCCGGGGCAGGTAGTAGAGGTTCTTGGAAGCAGTAACTTTAGGGTAAGAGGATCCGACGGTGGGGTGGTGCACAGACATATCGATCAGTTGCGTAGGAGACCGAGCGAGAGCAGGCAATCGCTCGCGTCTGCCCCGTCTGTGTTGGGTGAACAGCTAGACAGTGCGAACGCTCAAGGATCAGACCCCGAGGGCGCGGGGTCGGAGGAGGACGAGTCGGAGGGGCCGACGGGAGAGAGGGCGCCGCGCGTGGCCGAGCCGCCGGCGTCGCAGCCGCAGCCCGCTCCGGCTTCACCGGGCGGGTCAGGACATGTGTCCGCGGCTGCCGCACTTAGAGTTCGCCCTATTAGGCAGTGCCGATTAGTTAAGCCTAAGTAA